From Myxosarcina sp. GI1, the proteins below share one genomic window:
- a CDS encoding TSUP family transporter encodes MILIVILLTGIIAGFVDAIAGGGGMIMIPGLIFSGLPVATAIATNKLCGTCGVLTSSIEFARSQQVDWQACIYMGIPAVFGSWLGSRSIGFLPTAWAEPIVILLMVAITLFVVFKPDFGLEKSAHVAIAQSHSSIQILKLACFGAIIGFHDGFFGPGAGTFLVFALVYILSLDFLRGTGTAKVINFMTNLIALISFWLLGMVSLPEGIAGALGVGVGAYIGSTVATVRGAKFIKPIFITVTTVLVGKLLWEYLEL; translated from the coding sequence ATGATCTTAATCGTTATCTTGCTAACGGGAATTATAGCTGGCTTCGTAGATGCGATCGCTGGTGGTGGCGGTATGATTATGATTCCAGGTTTAATCTTTAGTGGCTTACCCGTAGCAACCGCGATCGCTACCAACAAACTCTGTGGAACTTGTGGCGTGTTAACTAGTTCGATCGAATTTGCTCGCTCCCAGCAGGTCGATTGGCAAGCCTGTATTTATATGGGTATTCCCGCCGTTTTTGGTTCTTGGCTTGGTAGTCGATCGATTGGTTTTTTACCCACAGCTTGGGCAGAACCAATTGTAATTTTATTGATGGTGGCAATTACTTTGTTTGTTGTCTTCAAACCTGATTTTGGCTTAGAAAAGTCTGCACACGTAGCGATCGCTCAATCTCACAGTTCGATACAGATTCTAAAATTAGCCTGTTTCGGCGCAATTATTGGCTTTCACGATGGTTTTTTTGGTCCTGGAGCGGGGACTTTTTTAGTATTTGCTTTAGTGTATATTCTGTCATTAGATTTTTTGCGTGGCACCGGTACGGCTAAAGTTATCAATTTTATGACTAATCTTATCGCGCTGATATCTTTTTGGCTTTTAGGTATGGTTAGCTTGCCCGAAGGTATTGCTGGCGCGCTTGGGGTTGGAGTTGGTGCTTATATCGGCTCGACTGTGGCTACTGTTAGAGGAGCTAAGTTTATCAAACCAATTTTTATTACAGTAACTACGGTTTTAGTAGGTAAGTTGCTGTGGGAATATCTCGAACTTTAA
- a CDS encoding aconitate hydratase, whose product MNLNVTQKLIQSHLISGKMTPGAEIALRIDQSLTQDATGTMVMLELEAMGLKQVKTELSAQYVDHNLLQTDFKNADDHLFLRSACQRFGIWYSRPGNGISHAVHMERFGVPGKSLIGSDSHTPAAGGMGMLAFGAGGIDVAMAIAGEPMYLKMPQVLGVKLTGKLPDWVSAKDVVLEMLRRYDVDGGRGKIIEYYGPGLENLSAMDRHVIANMGTELGATTTVFPSDEETKRFLIAQGRGEDWVELVADENAQYDLTEEINLAELEPLIACPSSPGNVVPVREVAGREVSQVVVGSSANPGLRDFWIVSQMVKGKTINDRVSFDVNPTSRQAIENLAAMGTAFVDLIHTGARFHQAGCLGCIGMGQAPASEQISLRTMPRNFPGRSGTADDRVYLCSPETAAASALTGKITDPRDLEKLYDMSYPQFEPPETEIINTEMLVPPPSDGSNVEIVKGPNIESFPEFSALPDSASVPVLLKVGDNISTDEILPAGAQVLPFRSNIPKISEFVYYLLDATFAERARETKDEYGAHVLVAGDNYAQGSSREHAAIAPRYLGQIAVIAKSYARIGWQNLVNFGILPLEFVNPEDYDAIAAADELVFEGLHRALKAGENILVKHKTCDRTYELTYSLSERQRELILAGGLINYFKQNLAVAAQ is encoded by the coding sequence ATGAATTTAAACGTTACCCAAAAACTAATCCAATCTCATTTAATTTCTGGCAAGATGACTCCTGGCGCAGAAATCGCTTTACGTATCGACCAATCCCTGACACAAGATGCAACGGGGACGATGGTAATGTTGGAGTTAGAAGCGATGGGACTCAAACAAGTCAAAACAGAGCTTTCGGCTCAATACGTCGATCATAATTTGCTGCAAACTGACTTTAAAAATGCCGACGATCATTTATTTTTACGTTCGGCTTGTCAGAGATTTGGGATTTGGTACAGTCGTCCTGGTAATGGGATTTCTCACGCCGTACACATGGAGCGGTTTGGCGTACCTGGCAAAAGCTTAATTGGTTCTGATAGTCATACCCCTGCAGCAGGCGGGATGGGGATGTTGGCTTTTGGTGCGGGTGGTATCGATGTCGCTATGGCGATCGCTGGCGAACCAATGTATCTCAAGATGCCACAGGTTTTAGGCGTTAAGCTGACTGGTAAGCTACCAGACTGGGTAAGTGCTAAAGACGTAGTTTTAGAGATGTTACGCCGTTACGATGTCGATGGCGGCAGGGGCAAAATTATTGAATATTACGGTCCTGGTCTGGAAAATCTCAGCGCGATGGATCGCCACGTAATTGCCAATATGGGTACGGAATTAGGGGCAACTACTACGGTTTTTCCTTCTGATGAAGAAACCAAAAGATTTTTAATCGCTCAGGGACGGGGAGAAGATTGGGTAGAACTAGTCGCCGACGAAAATGCCCAATACGATCTCACCGAAGAAATTAATCTTGCCGAGTTAGAACCTTTAATCGCCTGTCCCTCTAGTCCTGGTAATGTCGTGCCAGTAAGAGAAGTTGCAGGTCGAGAAGTGTCTCAGGTAGTAGTCGGATCTTCAGCCAATCCTGGCTTGCGAGATTTTTGGATCGTCAGTCAGATGGTAAAGGGCAAAACTATTAACGACCGCGTTTCTTTTGATGTCAATCCTACATCCCGTCAGGCGATCGAGAATTTAGCCGCTATGGGAACGGCGTTTGTAGATTTGATCCATACGGGAGCGAGGTTTCATCAGGCTGGCTGTTTGGGCTGTATCGGCATGGGACAAGCTCCAGCTTCCGAACAAATATCTTTAAGAACTATGCCCCGTAACTTTCCTGGGCGTTCTGGTACTGCCGACGACCGTGTCTATTTGTGCAGCCCTGAAACCGCTGCTGCTTCGGCTCTAACGGGAAAAATTACCGATCCTAGAGATCTGGAGAAACTGTACGACATGAGCTATCCTCAGTTCGAGCCGCCAGAAACAGAAATTATCAATACCGAAATGCTGGTGCCACCTCCTAGCGATGGCAGTAACGTCGAGATAGTAAAAGGACCTAATATCGAATCTTTTCCCGAATTTTCTGCTTTGCCAGACAGTGCCAGCGTTCCCGTCTTACTTAAGGTAGGAGATAACATTTCTACCGATGAAATTTTACCCGCAGGAGCGCAAGTATTGCCATTTCGTAGCAATATTCCCAAAATTAGCGAATTTGTTTACTATTTATTAGATGCAACCTTTGCCGAACGAGCTAGAGAAACCAAAGATGAATATGGCGCTCATGTCTTAGTCGCTGGTGATAACTATGCTCAGGGTTCGAGTCGAGAACACGCGGCGATCGCACCTCGCTATTTAGGGCAAATTGCGGTTATCGCTAAGTCTTATGCTCGTATTGGCTGGCAAAATTTGGTTAATTTTGGCATTCTCCCCTTAGAATTTGTCAATCCCGAAGATTATGACGCTATTGCTGCTGCCGATGAGTTAGTGTTTGAAGGATTGCATCGGGCTTTAAAAGCAGGTGAAAATATTCTCGTCAAACATAAAACTTGCGATCGCACTTACGAGCTTACCTATAGTCTCAGCGAGCGGCAAAGAGAATTAATTTTAGCTGGCGGCTTAATTAACTATTTCAAACAAAATCTAGCTGTTGCGGCACAGTAG
- a CDS encoding DUF6492 family protein, which produces MSQKSICLVTPSYAPDFERCQLLVNSIQRYSNSLFKHYIVVDRQDYKLFNSLATNNTLVLNKEDLLPQWIVRIPLFTKKNIWFSWKTLPLRGWLVQQLIKLTVANYVSEDVLVFADSDVFFIRPFDLQDYIRGDLVRFFCEPKCVAVDNPDLARWYYDASKLLRLEPPKFPVNNYMGQLIFWRKDNVLKLHRYLEAKNNRSWIEAICANWHVSEYILYGVFVEKILQQSGHYKDDLDLCHNYWQETPLSQEELVRFIGNVSSEQIATMISAKAEMPVTSYAELLS; this is translated from the coding sequence ATGTCACAAAAATCAATTTGCTTGGTAACGCCTAGTTATGCTCCAGATTTCGAGAGATGCCAACTGTTGGTAAATAGCATCCAACGCTATAGTAATTCTTTATTCAAGCACTATATAGTCGTAGACCGACAAGACTATAAATTATTTAATTCATTGGCAACTAACAATACGCTAGTTCTTAATAAAGAAGATTTATTGCCTCAATGGATCGTTAGAATTCCTTTATTTACCAAGAAAAATATTTGGTTTAGTTGGAAAACTTTACCGCTTAGAGGATGGTTGGTACAGCAATTGATCAAGCTTACCGTAGCTAATTATGTTTCAGAAGATGTTTTAGTCTTTGCCGATTCTGATGTTTTTTTTATTCGCCCGTTCGATCTGCAAGATTATATTAGAGGCGATCTCGTCAGATTTTTTTGCGAACCGAAATGTGTTGCTGTCGATAATCCAGATTTGGCTAGATGGTACTATGATGCCAGCAAATTACTACGTTTAGAACCGCCTAAGTTTCCCGTCAATAACTACATGGGACAGTTGATTTTCTGGCGTAAAGACAATGTTTTAAAGTTACACCGCTATTTAGAAGCCAAAAATAATCGTAGCTGGATTGAGGCTATTTGCGCCAACTGGCACGTATCGGAATATATTCTTTATGGAGTATTTGTCGAAAAAATTTTACAACAATCTGGTCATTATAAAGACGATCTCGATCTCTGTCACAACTACTGGCAAGAAACCCCTCTATCTCAGGAAGAATTAGTTAGATTTATCGGCAACGTCTCCTCAGAGCAAATTGCTACGATGATTTCCGCTAAAGCAGAGATGCCAGTGACTAGTTATGCCGAGTTGCTTTCTTAA
- a CDS encoding amino acid ABC transporter ATP-binding protein, which produces MTDFQPQSRSSSTATLDTQPIIVARDVEKWYDNGFHVLKGVSLSVNQGEVVVLMGPSGSGKSTFIRTFNGLEPYQKGSIEIDGTVIGHNHKGIELVRREVGMVFQQFNLFPHLTVLKNITLGPTHLRRISKSEANANAMQLLERVGIAHQANKYPGQLSGGQQQRVAIARALAMQPKVMLFDEPTSALDPEMVREVLDVMRGLAESGMTMVCVTHEVGFAREVADRIIFLADGSLVADTTPHEFFNNPKEERLQQFLAQILH; this is translated from the coding sequence ATGACTGACTTTCAACCACAATCGCGTTCATCCAGTACGGCTACCCTAGATACCCAACCGATTATCGTCGCTCGTGATGTCGAAAAATGGTATGACAATGGCTTTCACGTCCTCAAAGGAGTCAGCCTGAGTGTTAACCAAGGTGAAGTGGTAGTGCTGATGGGTCCTTCTGGTTCTGGTAAATCTACCTTTATCCGCACCTTTAACGGTTTAGAACCCTATCAAAAAGGTAGTATTGAAATCGACGGTACTGTTATCGGTCACAACCATAAAGGTATCGAATTAGTGCGCCGTGAAGTAGGGATGGTGTTTCAACAATTCAATCTGTTTCCCCATCTGACGGTGCTAAAAAATATTACCTTGGGTCCTACTCACCTGCGGCGAATATCTAAATCGGAAGCCAATGCCAATGCCATGCAGCTATTAGAACGAGTAGGCATTGCCCATCAAGCCAATAAATATCCAGGTCAGCTTTCTGGCGGACAACAACAGCGTGTGGCGATCGCTCGCGCTTTGGCAATGCAGCCCAAAGTGATGCTGTTTGACGAACCGACCTCAGCACTCGACCCTGAAATGGTTAGGGAAGTATTAGATGTTATGCGCGGTCTGGCAGAATCTGGCATGACAATGGTGTGCGTCACTCACGAAGTCGGCTTTGCTCGTGAAGTAGCCGATCGCATTATCTTTTTAGCTGATGGCAGCCTGGTAGCCGATACGACTCCCCATGAGTTTTTTAACAACCCAAAAGAAGAACGCTTACAGCAGTTTCTGGCACAAATTTTGCATTGA
- a CDS encoding metallophosphoesterase: MKRRSFLSLAFLSGLGLALGSHVRLDSSTSASTTPLLRFAAVGDVGTGNKSQYEVAKAMEGYHKLNPLLLFLLTGDNIYEDGDIAKVASAFESPYRVFRQQNIPFYAVLGNHDIRTNNGEDQVRYRGYNMSDRYYTFSEGAVEFFALDTNTNASWTEELAWLEENLARSTAVWKIVFGHHPVYSSGAHGNTARLVEALPPLFDRYNVRLYLNGHDHHYERTKPIGKTTYLTCGAGAKLRPVGKSDWTAYAVSRFSFAVIEAYADQLKIFGVGTDGEIFDRSNIRT; this comes from the coding sequence ATGAAGCGACGTAGTTTTTTATCTTTAGCGTTTCTAAGCGGATTGGGACTGGCTTTAGGTTCTCATGTAAGATTAGATAGCTCCACTTCTGCCTCTACCACTCCTTTACTGCGGTTTGCTGCTGTAGGTGATGTGGGGACGGGAAATAAGAGTCAATATGAGGTGGCTAAAGCTATGGAGGGTTATCACAAACTCAATCCCCTCTTGTTATTTTTATTGACGGGAGACAATATTTATGAGGATGGAGACATAGCTAAAGTTGCTAGTGCTTTTGAATCTCCCTATCGTGTTTTTAGACAACAAAATATTCCTTTTTATGCAGTTTTGGGCAATCACGATATTAGAACTAACAATGGTGAAGACCAAGTTCGGTATCGAGGCTATAACATGAGCGATCGTTACTATACCTTTAGCGAAGGAGCGGTGGAGTTTTTTGCTCTCGATACTAATACAAATGCCTCCTGGACGGAAGAGCTAGCTTGGCTAGAAGAAAATTTAGCCCGTTCCACAGCTGTCTGGAAAATTGTCTTCGGACATCATCCAGTTTATTCTTCTGGTGCTCATGGTAATACCGCCAGACTAGTCGAAGCTCTACCACCCTTATTCGATCGCTACAATGTTCGACTATATCTTAATGGTCACGACCATCATTACGAGCGTACCAAGCCAATTGGTAAGACAACTTATTTAACTTGTGGTGCTGGTGCTAAACTGCGTCCTGTAGGTAAGTCCGACTGGACTGCCTATGCTGTTTCCAGATTTAGTTTTGCCGTCATCGAAGCCTATGCAGACCAATTGAAAATCTTCGGTGTTGGTACTGACGGAGAAATATTCGACCGCAGCAACATTAGAACCTAA